The proteins below come from a single Bactrocera dorsalis isolate Fly_Bdor chromosome 5, ASM2337382v1, whole genome shotgun sequence genomic window:
- the LOC115065997 gene encoding uncharacterized protein LOC115065997, with the protein MSYATLVNTCAATEQSMPKPHYTPRKALRKACKLLRRFFRPSTSGKVIITAEKQIEEELSPKVTEMCRKTDLSMRTNCSVLSVEEYENQLNELAELEAAIKSFTAE; encoded by the coding sequence ATGTCTTATGCTACACTCGTCAACACTTGCGCTGCGACTGAGCAAAGCATGCCCAAACCACACTATACACCGCGCAAGGCGCTGCGGAAGGCTTGCAAACTGCTGCGCCGCTTTTTCCGCCCCTCCACGTCGGGCAAGGTAATCATCACCGCCGAGAAGCAAATCGAGGAAGAGCTATCGCCAAAAGTAACAGAGATGTGTCGCAAAACCGACCTCAGCATGCGCACCAATTGCTCCGTACTAAGCGTTGAAGAGTATGAGAATCAGCTGAATGAGTTAGCTGAGTTGGAAGCCGCCATCAAATCGTTCACTGCTGAGTAA
- the LOC109579409 gene encoding uncharacterized protein LOC109579409: MSYAKLVNTCNASTLAEQVINKPNYTPGKALKTAFKLLKRVFKSTTVNKIDTNNNTQQQITATKPQAVTEMPKATTTEVEATTFNASILTTCSTLSAEEYENELNELAELAAKSKSLE, translated from the coding sequence ATGTCCTACGCTAAACTCGTGAACACTTGCAACGCCAGCACTTTGGCGGAACAAGTTATAAACAAACCGAACTACACACCAGGCAAGGCGCTGAAGACGGCTTTCAAGTTATTGAAACGCGTCTTCAAATCAACAACAGTTAATAAGATtgatacaaacaacaacacacagcaGCAAATCACAGCAACAAAGCCGCAAGCAGTAACTGAGATGCCGAAAGCAACAACCACAGAAGTCGAAGCAACCACATTCAACGCTAGCATACTAACCACTTGCTCAACACTCAGCGCTGAGGAGTACGAGAATGAACTGAACGAGTTGGCTGAGTTGGCAGCAAAAAGCAAATCGTTGGAGTAA